One part of the Augochlora pura isolate Apur16 chromosome 3, APUR_v2.2.1, whole genome shotgun sequence genome encodes these proteins:
- the LOC144467557 gene encoding facilitated trehalose transporter Tret1-like, whose translation MATREDMLRRRLPQYFAASAACMGGFSLGCGIGWSAPCVELLSETGSHKQIAIDLVASIFPLGAALGVSLLPFVVDKIGRKWTMMCLVPPFIVGWILISSSINMLPLMIIGRLLTGACGGMTTVVAPMYTGEIAEKEIRGTLGVFFQLFLVTGVLYAYCCGYSKNIAIVSILCGLPPVLFAVLMFFMPESPMYFTARGNIEAAKKSMRFFRGPDFDIEPEIAAFAEEVARTRTDEKATLLTLMKPPLLKTMLVALGMMFSQQFSGINAIIFYGETIFKQTGVDMDSLLQVVIFAVVQVISCVIAASLIDQLGRKFLMVLSTSAMSLCLIALGIFFVLKDSSPDRVESIHWLPLLSSCVYILAFCLGSGPIPWSYMSEIFPANVKGAAASCASCCNWILAFIVTMAFSSAVDAVGTAIVLFFFAVICGLSVVFVMMCMVETKGKTFEEIQRAFGSVQS comes from the exons ATGGCGACAAGGGAAGATATGCTCAGGAGAAGATTGCCGCAGTATTTCGCAGCATCCGCAG CCTGCATGGGCGGGTTTTCCTTGGGCTGCGGCATCGGTTGGAGCGCGCCGTGCGTTGAGCTGCTGTCCGAAACCGGCTCGCACAAACAGATCGCCATCGACCTCGTGGCATCGATCTTCCCATTGGGCGCTGCCTTGGGTGTGAGCCTGCTTCCGTTCGTGGTCGACAAAATCGGCCGGAAATGGACGATGATGTGTCTGGTGCCGCCTTTCATCGTCGGCTGGATCCTGATCTCGTCCAGCATCAACATGTTGCCGTTGATGATAATCGGTAGACTGTTGACCGGCGCCTGCGGCGGCATGACCACCGTCGTGGCGCCGATGTACACGGGGGAGATCGCCGAGAAAGAGATCAGAG GGACATTGGGCGTCTTCTTCCAATTGTTTCTGGTGACCGGTGTGCTGTACGCTTACTGCTGCGGCTACTCGAAGAACATCGCGATCGTATCTATCCTGTGCGGCCTGCCGCCCGTCCTCTTCGCCGTGCTGATGTTCTTCATGCCCGAGAGCCCGATGTACTTCACGGCGAGGGGCAACATCGAGGCGGCGAAGAAGTCCATGCGGTTCTTCAGGGGGCCCGATTTTGACATCGAGCCGGAAATAGCGGCGTTCGCG GAGGAAGTAGCGAGGACGAGAACCGACGAGAAAGCGACGCTGTTGACGCTGATGAAGCCGCCGTTGTTGAAGACGATGCTGGTCGCGCTGGGTATGATGTTCTCGCAGCAGTTCAGCGGAATAAACGCGATCATATTCTACGGTGAAACGATCTTCAAGCAGACCGGCGTGGACATGGACTCGCTGCTGCAGGTGGTGATCTTCGCGGTGGTCCAAGTGATCTCCTGCGTCATCGCCGCGTCGCTGATCGATCAG CTGGGACGAAAATTCCTGATGGTGTTGTCCACGTCCGCGATGTCCCTGTGTCTGATAGCCCTAGGCATCTTCTTCGTCCTGAAGGACTCCAGTCCGGACCGAGTCGAAAGCATACACTGGCTGCCGCTCTTGTCCTCTTGCGTGTACATCCTGGCGTTCTGCCTCGGCTCTG GTCCCATTCCCTGGTCTTATATGAGCGAGATCTTCCCGGCGAACGTGAAGGGGGCCGCCGCGTCTTGCGCTTCCTGCTGCAACTGGATCCTGGCGTTCATTGTGACCATGGCGTTCTCGAGCGCCGTCGATGCGGTCGGCACCGCGAtcgttctcttcttcttcgccgtCATCTGCGGCCTCAGCGTAGTGTTCGTCATGATGTGCATGGTCGAGACCAAGGGCAAGACCTTCGAGGAAATACAGAGGGCCTTTGGCAGTGTACAGAGCTAA
- the LOC144478962 gene encoding allergen Api m 6.03 / Api m 6.04-like, with amino-acid sequence MLRNIVVPILVIVFVAAAAKKHTTPKPPKECPKDEVWSWCGKLCEPDCWILQPGWTICPNFNCTGTTGDCRCKPGYVRNEKKVCIDIVDCKNRQ; translated from the exons ATGCTTCGGAACATCGTTGTCCCGATACTGGTTATCGTCTTCGTTGCCGCTG CCGCGAAAAAGCACACCACGCCGAAGCCGCCGAAAGAGTGTCCGAAGGACGAAGTATGGTCGTGGTGCGGAAAACTATGCGAGCCTGACTGCTGGATCCTGCAACCCGGTTGGACCATCTGCCCGAACTTT AACTGCACGGGCACAACGGGCGACTGCAGGTGCAAGCCGGGTTACGTTCGCAACGAGAAGAAAGTGTGCATCGATATCGTCGACTGCAAAAATCGGCAGTAA